A stretch of Equus przewalskii isolate Varuska chromosome 11, EquPr2, whole genome shotgun sequence DNA encodes these proteins:
- the MYRF gene encoding myelin regulatory factor isoform X13: MEVVDETEALQRFFEGHDINGALEPSNIDTSILEEYISKEDASDLTLPDSPPDSGSEAYSPQQVNDPHLLRTITPETLCHVGVPSRLEHPPPPPAHLPGPPPPPPPPPHYPILQRDLYMKAEPPMPPYAAMGQGLVPTDLHHTQQSQMLHQLLQQHGAELPTHPSKKRKHSESPPNTLNAQMLNGMIKQEPGTVTALPPHPTRAPSPPWPPQGPLSPGPGSLPLSIARVQTPPWHPPGAPSPGLLQDNDSLSGSYLDPNYQSIKWQPHQQNKWATLYDANYKELPMLTYRVDADKGFNFSVGDDAFVCQKKNHFQVTVYIGMLGEPKYVKTPEGLKPLDCFYLKLHGVKLEALNQSINIEQSQSDRSKRPFNPVTVNLPPEQVTKVTVGRLHFSETTANNMRKKGKPNPDQRYFMLVVALQAHAQNQNYTLAAQISERIIVRASNPGQFESDSDVLWQRAQVPDTVFHHGRVGINTDRPDEALVVHGNVKVMGSLMHPSDLRAKEHVQEVDTMEQLKRISRMRLVHYRYKPEFAASAGIEATAAPETGVIAQEVKEILPEAVKDTGDVVFANGKTIENFLVVNKERIFMENVGAVKELCKLTDNLETRIDELERWSHKLAKLRRLDSLKSTGSSGAFSHAGSQFSRAGSVPHKKRPPKVASKSSSVVPDQACISQRFLQGTIIALVVVMAFSVVSMSTLYVLSLRTEEDLVETDGSFAVSTSCLLALLRPQHPGGSEALCPCRSSQSFGTTQLRQSPVTTGLPGTQPSLLLVTAGLVSSAPGPAIRTVDLCFSRPCPVVCCSSSTPSPTPAPSLGPSSNPSHGLSPSPSPSTNRSGPSQMALLPVTNIRAKSWGLSANGIGHFKHSKSLEPVASPAVPFPGGQGKAKNSPSLGLHGRARRGAPQPGLSPVQPTQARDQPDPVPSLTSIQVLENSMPITSLYCAPGNACRPGNFTYHIPISSSTPLHLSLTLQMNSSSPVSVVLCRLMSKEEPCEEGGFLQSLHTHQDTQGTSHQWPVTILSFREFTYHFRVALLGQANCSAEALARPATDYYFHFYRLCD; encoded by the exons GCCACGACATCAACGGCGCCCTGGAGCCCTCCAACATCGACACCAGCATCCTGGAGGAGTACATCAGCAAGGAGGATGCCTCCGACCT CACGCTGCCAGACTCTCCCCCAGACTCGGGCTCCGAGGCCTACTCCCCCCAGCAGGTGAATG ACCCCCATCTCCTGCGCACTATAACCCCTGAGACCCTGTGCCACGTGGGAGTGCCCTCCCGCCTGGAGCAcccgcccccacctccagcccacctgccaggccccccaccgcccccgccgcccccaccTCACTACCCTATCCTGCAGCGGGACCTGTACATGAAGGCCGAGCCCCCGATGCCCCCCTATGCCGCCATGGGGCAGGGACTGGTGCCCACCGACCTCCATCACACCCAGCAGTCCCAGATGCTGCACCAGCTGCTGCAGCAACATGGAGCTGA GCTCCCCACACACCCCTCCAAGAAGAGGAAGCACTCCGAATCACCCCCCAACACCCTCAACGCCCAGATGCTGAATGGAATGATCAAACAGGAGCCTGGGACCGTGACAGCCCTGCCCCCGCACCCCACTCGAGCCCCATCCCCACCTTGGCCTCCCCAGGGCCCGCTCTCCCCCGGCCCCGGCTCCTTGCCCCTCAGCATCGCCCGGGTCCAGACGCCGCCTTGGCACCCACCAGGTGCACCCTCACCAG GTCTCCTGCAGGACAATGATAGTCTCAGTGGCTCCTACCTGGACCCCAACTACCAGTCCATCAAGTGGCAGCCGCATCAGCAGAACAAGTGGGCGACACTGTACGACGCGAACTACAAAGAGCT gcccatGCTCACCTACCGCGTGGATGCCGACAAGGGCTTCAACTTTTCGGTGGGCGATGATGCCTTCGTGTGCCAGAAGAAGAACCACTTCCAGGTGACGGTGTACATCGGCATGCTGGGCGAGCCCAAGTACGTCAAGACGCCCGAAGGCCTCAAGCCCCTTGATTGCTTCTACCTGAAGTTGCACGGAGTGAAG CTGGAGGCCCTGAACCAGTCCATCAACATCGAGCAGTCCCAGTCAGACCGAAGCAAGCGCCCCTTCAACCCCGTCAC GGTCAATCTGCCCCCTGAGCAGGTCACGAAGGTGACCGTGGGGCGGTTGCACTTCAGCGAGACCACCGCCAACAACATGCGCAAGAAGGGCAAGCCCAACCCTGACCAGAG GTACTTCATGCTGGTGGTGGCCCTCCAGGCCCACGCACAGAACCAGAACTACACGCTGGCTGCCCAGATCTCGGAGCGCATCATCGTGCGG GCCTCCAATCCAGGCCAGTTTGAGAGTGACAGCGACGTGCTGTGGCAGCGGGCGCAAGTGCCCGACACCGTCTTCCACCATGGCCGTGTGGGCATCAACACGGACCGGCCAGACGAGGCGCTGGTCGTGCACGGCAACGTCAAGGTCATGGGCTCGCTCATGCACCCCTCAGACCTGCGGGCGAAGGAGCACGTGCAGGAG GTGGACACCATGGAGCAGCTGAAGAGGATCTCGCGCATGCGCCTGGTGCACTACAGATACAAGCCGGAGTTTGCCGCCAGCGCTGGCATCGAGGCGACCGCGGCGCCCGAGACGG GTGTGATCGCCCAGGAGGTGAAGGAGATCCTGCCTGAGGCCGTGAAGGACACTGGAGACGTAGTCTTTGCCAATGGGAAAACTATAGAGAACTTCCTGGTGGTGAACAAG GAGCGCATCTTCATGGAGAACGTGGGTGCTGTGAAGGAGCTGTGCAAGCTGACTGACAACCTGGAGACGCGCATTGATGAGCTGGAGCGCTGGAGCCACAAGCTGGCCAAACTGCGGCGACTTGATAGTCTCAAGTCCACTGGCAGCTCAGGCGCCTTCAG CCATGCAGGGAGCCAGTTCAGCCGGGCGGGCAGCGTCCCCCACAAGAAGAGGCCCCCCAAGGTGGCCAGCAAG TCATCGTCTGTGGTCCCAGACCAGGCCTGCATCAGCCAGCGCTTCCTGCAGGGAACCATCATTGCCCTGGTGGTGGTCATGGCCTTCAG CGTGGTGTCCATGTCCACACTGTATGTGCTGAGCCTGCGTACTGAGGAGGACCTGGTAGAAACTGATGG CTCTTTTGCCGTGTCTACTTCCTGTCTTCTGGCCCTGCTCCGGCCCCAGCACCCTGGGGGGAGCGAGGCCCTGTGCCCATG CAGGTCCAGCCAGAGCTTTGGGACCACTCAGCTCCGACAGTCCCCTGTGACCACTGGGCTGCCAGGCACACAGCCCTCTTTGCTGCTGG TTACCGCCGGCCTGGTCAGCTCAGCTCCGGGTCCAGCCATACGCACTGTGGACCTGTGCTTCAGCCGCCCCTGCCCGGTCGTCTGCTGCTCCTCGTCCACCCCCAGCCCTACTCCTGCCCCTAGTCTTGGCCCCAGCTCTAACCCCAGTCACGGTCTCAGCCCCAGTCCCAGCCCCTCCACCAACCGCTCAG GCCCCAGCCAGATGGCCCTGCTGCCAGTCACCAACATCAGAGCCAAGTCCTGGGGCCTGTCAGCCAATGGCATTGGCCACTTCAAGCATTCAAAGAGCTTGGAGCCTGTGGCTAGCCCTGCAGTCCCCTTCCCTGGGGGGCAGGGCAAAGCCAAGAACAGCCCCAGCCTCGGTCTCCATGGCCGGGCCCGCCGAGGAGCCCCCCAGCCTGGCCTGAGCCCTGTTCAGCCCACTCAGGCCCGGGACCAGCCAG ACCCAGTGCCCTCCCTGACCTCCATCCAGGTGCTGGAGAATTCGATGCCCATCACCTCCCTGTACTGCGCCCCAGGGAATGCCTGCAG GCCTGGCAACTTCACCTACCACATCCCCATCAGCAGCAGCACCCCGCTGCACCTCAGCCTGACCCTGCAGATGAA CTCCTCATCTCCCGTGTCCGTCGTGCTGTGCCGCCTCATGTCAAAGGAGGAGCCGTGTGAGGAGGGGGGCTTTCTGCAGAGCCTTCACACCCACCAGGACACCCAG ggCACTTCCCACCAGTGGCCAGTAACTATCCTGTCCTTCCGTGAATTCACCTACCACTTCCGCGTGGCACTGCTG GGTCAGGCCAACTGCAGCGCGGAGGCTCTGGCCCGGCCAGCCACAGACTACTACTTCCACTTCTACCGCCTGTGTGACTGA
- the MYRF gene encoding myelin regulatory factor isoform X1, with protein MSVGNRGHDINGALEPSNIDTSILEEYISKEDASDLCFPDISAPASAASYPHGQPAIPSSSGVHHLSPPGGGPSPGRHGPLPPPSYSAPLNCNNNNGMGAAPKPFLGGSGPPIKAEPKAPYAPGTLPDSPPDSGSEAYSPQQVNDPHLLRTITPETLCHVGVPSRLEHPPPPPAHLPGPPPPPPPPPHYPILQRDLYMKAEPPMPPYAAMGQGLVPTDLHHTQQSQMLHQLLQQHGAELPTHPSKKRKHSESPPNTLNAQMLNGMIKQEPGTVTALPPHPTRAPSPPWPPQGPLSPGPGSLPLSIARVQTPPWHPPGAPSPGLLQDNDSLSGSYLDPNYQSIKWQPHQQNKWATLYDANYKELPMLTYRVDADKGFNFSVGDDAFVCQKKNHFQVTVYIGMLGEPKYVKTPEGLKPLDCFYLKLHGVKLEALNQSINIEQSQSDRSKRPFNPVTVNLPPEQVTKVTVGRLHFSETTANNMRKKGKPNPDQRYFMLVVALQAHAQNQNYTLAAQISERIIVRASNPGQFESDSDVLWQRAQVPDTVFHHGRVGINTDRPDEALVVHGNVKVMGSLMHPSDLRAKEHVQEVDTMEQLKRISRMRLVHYRYKPEFAASAGIEATAAPETGVIAQEVKEILPEAVKDTGDVVFANGKTIENFLVVNKERIFMENVGAVKELCKLTDNLETRIDELERWSHKLAKLRRLDSLKSTGSSGAFSHAGSQFSRAGSVPHKKRPPKVASKSSSVVPDQACISQRFLQGTIIALVVVMAFSVVSMSTLYVLSLRTEEDLVETDGSFAVSTSCLLALLRPQHPGGSEALCPCRSSQSFGTTQLRQSPVTTGLPGTQPSLLLVTAGLVSSAPGPAIRTVDLCFSRPCPVVCCSSSTPSPTPAPSLGPSSNPSHGLSPSPSPSTNRSGPSQMALLPVTNIRAKSWGLSANGIGHFKHSKSLEPVASPAVPFPGGQGKAKNSPSLGLHGRARRGAPQPGLSPVQPTQARDQPDPVPSLTSIQVLENSMPITSLYCAPGNACRPGNFTYHIPISSSTPLHLSLTLQMNSSSPVSVVLCRLMSKEEPCEEGGFLQSLHTHQDTQGTSHQWPVTILSFREFTYHFRVALLGQANCSAEALARPATDYYFHFYRLCD; from the exons GCCACGACATCAACGGCGCCCTGGAGCCCTCCAACATCGACACCAGCATCCTGGAGGAGTACATCAGCAAGGAGGATGCCTCCGACCT cTGCTTCCCTGACATCTCTGCTCCAGCCAGTGCCGCCTCCTACCCCCACGGGCAGCCAGCGATCCCCAGCTCCAGCGGGGTCCACCACCTGAGCCCCCCTGGGGGTGGACCCTCCCCGGGGCGCCatggccccctcccacccccaagcTACAGTGCCCCGCTCAACTGCAACAACAACAACGGCATGGGCGCCGCTCCCAAGCCCTTCCTGGGGGGCTCCGGGCCCCCCATCAAGGCAGAGCCCAAGGCTCCCTATGCCCCAGG CACGCTGCCAGACTCTCCCCCAGACTCGGGCTCCGAGGCCTACTCCCCCCAGCAGGTGAATG ACCCCCATCTCCTGCGCACTATAACCCCTGAGACCCTGTGCCACGTGGGAGTGCCCTCCCGCCTGGAGCAcccgcccccacctccagcccacctgccaggccccccaccgcccccgccgcccccaccTCACTACCCTATCCTGCAGCGGGACCTGTACATGAAGGCCGAGCCCCCGATGCCCCCCTATGCCGCCATGGGGCAGGGACTGGTGCCCACCGACCTCCATCACACCCAGCAGTCCCAGATGCTGCACCAGCTGCTGCAGCAACATGGAGCTGA GCTCCCCACACACCCCTCCAAGAAGAGGAAGCACTCCGAATCACCCCCCAACACCCTCAACGCCCAGATGCTGAATGGAATGATCAAACAGGAGCCTGGGACCGTGACAGCCCTGCCCCCGCACCCCACTCGAGCCCCATCCCCACCTTGGCCTCCCCAGGGCCCGCTCTCCCCCGGCCCCGGCTCCTTGCCCCTCAGCATCGCCCGGGTCCAGACGCCGCCTTGGCACCCACCAGGTGCACCCTCACCAG GTCTCCTGCAGGACAATGATAGTCTCAGTGGCTCCTACCTGGACCCCAACTACCAGTCCATCAAGTGGCAGCCGCATCAGCAGAACAAGTGGGCGACACTGTACGACGCGAACTACAAAGAGCT gcccatGCTCACCTACCGCGTGGATGCCGACAAGGGCTTCAACTTTTCGGTGGGCGATGATGCCTTCGTGTGCCAGAAGAAGAACCACTTCCAGGTGACGGTGTACATCGGCATGCTGGGCGAGCCCAAGTACGTCAAGACGCCCGAAGGCCTCAAGCCCCTTGATTGCTTCTACCTGAAGTTGCACGGAGTGAAG CTGGAGGCCCTGAACCAGTCCATCAACATCGAGCAGTCCCAGTCAGACCGAAGCAAGCGCCCCTTCAACCCCGTCAC GGTCAATCTGCCCCCTGAGCAGGTCACGAAGGTGACCGTGGGGCGGTTGCACTTCAGCGAGACCACCGCCAACAACATGCGCAAGAAGGGCAAGCCCAACCCTGACCAGAG GTACTTCATGCTGGTGGTGGCCCTCCAGGCCCACGCACAGAACCAGAACTACACGCTGGCTGCCCAGATCTCGGAGCGCATCATCGTGCGG GCCTCCAATCCAGGCCAGTTTGAGAGTGACAGCGACGTGCTGTGGCAGCGGGCGCAAGTGCCCGACACCGTCTTCCACCATGGCCGTGTGGGCATCAACACGGACCGGCCAGACGAGGCGCTGGTCGTGCACGGCAACGTCAAGGTCATGGGCTCGCTCATGCACCCCTCAGACCTGCGGGCGAAGGAGCACGTGCAGGAG GTGGACACCATGGAGCAGCTGAAGAGGATCTCGCGCATGCGCCTGGTGCACTACAGATACAAGCCGGAGTTTGCCGCCAGCGCTGGCATCGAGGCGACCGCGGCGCCCGAGACGG GTGTGATCGCCCAGGAGGTGAAGGAGATCCTGCCTGAGGCCGTGAAGGACACTGGAGACGTAGTCTTTGCCAATGGGAAAACTATAGAGAACTTCCTGGTGGTGAACAAG GAGCGCATCTTCATGGAGAACGTGGGTGCTGTGAAGGAGCTGTGCAAGCTGACTGACAACCTGGAGACGCGCATTGATGAGCTGGAGCGCTGGAGCCACAAGCTGGCCAAACTGCGGCGACTTGATAGTCTCAAGTCCACTGGCAGCTCAGGCGCCTTCAG CCATGCAGGGAGCCAGTTCAGCCGGGCGGGCAGCGTCCCCCACAAGAAGAGGCCCCCCAAGGTGGCCAGCAAG TCATCGTCTGTGGTCCCAGACCAGGCCTGCATCAGCCAGCGCTTCCTGCAGGGAACCATCATTGCCCTGGTGGTGGTCATGGCCTTCAG CGTGGTGTCCATGTCCACACTGTATGTGCTGAGCCTGCGTACTGAGGAGGACCTGGTAGAAACTGATGG CTCTTTTGCCGTGTCTACTTCCTGTCTTCTGGCCCTGCTCCGGCCCCAGCACCCTGGGGGGAGCGAGGCCCTGTGCCCATG CAGGTCCAGCCAGAGCTTTGGGACCACTCAGCTCCGACAGTCCCCTGTGACCACTGGGCTGCCAGGCACACAGCCCTCTTTGCTGCTGG TTACCGCCGGCCTGGTCAGCTCAGCTCCGGGTCCAGCCATACGCACTGTGGACCTGTGCTTCAGCCGCCCCTGCCCGGTCGTCTGCTGCTCCTCGTCCACCCCCAGCCCTACTCCTGCCCCTAGTCTTGGCCCCAGCTCTAACCCCAGTCACGGTCTCAGCCCCAGTCCCAGCCCCTCCACCAACCGCTCAG GCCCCAGCCAGATGGCCCTGCTGCCAGTCACCAACATCAGAGCCAAGTCCTGGGGCCTGTCAGCCAATGGCATTGGCCACTTCAAGCATTCAAAGAGCTTGGAGCCTGTGGCTAGCCCTGCAGTCCCCTTCCCTGGGGGGCAGGGCAAAGCCAAGAACAGCCCCAGCCTCGGTCTCCATGGCCGGGCCCGCCGAGGAGCCCCCCAGCCTGGCCTGAGCCCTGTTCAGCCCACTCAGGCCCGGGACCAGCCAG ACCCAGTGCCCTCCCTGACCTCCATCCAGGTGCTGGAGAATTCGATGCCCATCACCTCCCTGTACTGCGCCCCAGGGAATGCCTGCAG GCCTGGCAACTTCACCTACCACATCCCCATCAGCAGCAGCACCCCGCTGCACCTCAGCCTGACCCTGCAGATGAA CTCCTCATCTCCCGTGTCCGTCGTGCTGTGCCGCCTCATGTCAAAGGAGGAGCCGTGTGAGGAGGGGGGCTTTCTGCAGAGCCTTCACACCCACCAGGACACCCAG ggCACTTCCCACCAGTGGCCAGTAACTATCCTGTCCTTCCGTGAATTCACCTACCACTTCCGCGTGGCACTGCTG GGTCAGGCCAACTGCAGCGCGGAGGCTCTGGCCCGGCCAGCCACAGACTACTACTTCCACTTCTACCGCCTGTGTGACTGA
- the MYRF gene encoding myelin regulatory factor isoform X11: protein MEVVDETEALQRFFEGHDINGALEPSNIDTSILEEYISKEDASDLCFPDISAPASAASYPHGQPAIPSSSGVHHLSPPGGGPSPGRHGPLPPPSYSAPLNCNNNNGMGAAPKPFLGGSGPPIKAEPKAPYAPGTLPDSPPDSGSEAYSPQQRDLYMKAEPPMPPYAAMGQGLVPTDLHHTQQSQMLHQLLQQHGAELPTHPSKKRKHSESPPNTLNAQMLNGMIKQEPGTVTALPPHPTRAPSPPWPPQGPLSPGPGSLPLSIARVQTPPWHPPGAPSPGLLQDNDSLSGSYLDPNYQSIKWQPHQQNKWATLYDANYKELPMLTYRVDADKGFNFSVGDDAFVCQKKNHFQVTVYIGMLGEPKYVKTPEGLKPLDCFYLKLHGVKLEALNQSINIEQSQSDRSKRPFNPVTVNLPPEQVTKVTVGRLHFSETTANNMRKKGKPNPDQRYFMLVVALQAHAQNQNYTLAAQISERIIVRASNPGQFESDSDVLWQRAQVPDTVFHHGRVGINTDRPDEALVVHGNVKVMGSLMHPSDLRAKEHVQEVDTMEQLKRISRMRLVHYRYKPEFAASAGIEATAAPETGVIAQEVKEILPEAVKDTGDVVFANGKTIENFLVVNKERIFMENVGAVKELCKLTDNLETRIDELERWSHKLAKLRRLDSLKSTGSSGAFSHAGSQFSRAGSVPHKKRPPKVASKSSSVVPDQACISQRFLQGTIIALVVVMAFSVVSMSTLYVLSLRTEEDLVETDGSFAVSTSCLLALLRPQHPGGSEALCPCRSSQSFGTTQLRQSPVTTGLPGTQPSLLLVTAGLVSSAPGPAIRTVDLCFSRPCPVVCCSSSTPSPTPAPSLGPSSNPSHGLSPSPSPSTNRSGPSQMALLPVTNIRAKSWGLSANGIGHFKHSKSLEPVASPAVPFPGGQGKAKNSPSLGLHGRARRGAPQPGLSPVQPTQARDQPDPVPSLTSIQVLENSMPITSLYCAPGNACRPGNFTYHIPISSSTPLHLSLTLQMNSSSPVSVVLCRLMSKEEPCEEGGFLQSLHTHQDTQGTSHQWPVTILSFREFTYHFRVALLGQANCSAEALARPATDYYFHFYRLCD from the exons GCCACGACATCAACGGCGCCCTGGAGCCCTCCAACATCGACACCAGCATCCTGGAGGAGTACATCAGCAAGGAGGATGCCTCCGACCT cTGCTTCCCTGACATCTCTGCTCCAGCCAGTGCCGCCTCCTACCCCCACGGGCAGCCAGCGATCCCCAGCTCCAGCGGGGTCCACCACCTGAGCCCCCCTGGGGGTGGACCCTCCCCGGGGCGCCatggccccctcccacccccaagcTACAGTGCCCCGCTCAACTGCAACAACAACAACGGCATGGGCGCCGCTCCCAAGCCCTTCCTGGGGGGCTCCGGGCCCCCCATCAAGGCAGAGCCCAAGGCTCCCTATGCCCCAGG CACGCTGCCAGACTCTCCCCCAGACTCGGGCTCCGAGGCCTACTCCCCCCAGCAG CGGGACCTGTACATGAAGGCCGAGCCCCCGATGCCCCCCTATGCCGCCATGGGGCAGGGACTGGTGCCCACCGACCTCCATCACACCCAGCAGTCCCAGATGCTGCACCAGCTGCTGCAGCAACATGGAGCTGA GCTCCCCACACACCCCTCCAAGAAGAGGAAGCACTCCGAATCACCCCCCAACACCCTCAACGCCCAGATGCTGAATGGAATGATCAAACAGGAGCCTGGGACCGTGACAGCCCTGCCCCCGCACCCCACTCGAGCCCCATCCCCACCTTGGCCTCCCCAGGGCCCGCTCTCCCCCGGCCCCGGCTCCTTGCCCCTCAGCATCGCCCGGGTCCAGACGCCGCCTTGGCACCCACCAGGTGCACCCTCACCAG GTCTCCTGCAGGACAATGATAGTCTCAGTGGCTCCTACCTGGACCCCAACTACCAGTCCATCAAGTGGCAGCCGCATCAGCAGAACAAGTGGGCGACACTGTACGACGCGAACTACAAAGAGCT gcccatGCTCACCTACCGCGTGGATGCCGACAAGGGCTTCAACTTTTCGGTGGGCGATGATGCCTTCGTGTGCCAGAAGAAGAACCACTTCCAGGTGACGGTGTACATCGGCATGCTGGGCGAGCCCAAGTACGTCAAGACGCCCGAAGGCCTCAAGCCCCTTGATTGCTTCTACCTGAAGTTGCACGGAGTGAAG CTGGAGGCCCTGAACCAGTCCATCAACATCGAGCAGTCCCAGTCAGACCGAAGCAAGCGCCCCTTCAACCCCGTCAC GGTCAATCTGCCCCCTGAGCAGGTCACGAAGGTGACCGTGGGGCGGTTGCACTTCAGCGAGACCACCGCCAACAACATGCGCAAGAAGGGCAAGCCCAACCCTGACCAGAG GTACTTCATGCTGGTGGTGGCCCTCCAGGCCCACGCACAGAACCAGAACTACACGCTGGCTGCCCAGATCTCGGAGCGCATCATCGTGCGG GCCTCCAATCCAGGCCAGTTTGAGAGTGACAGCGACGTGCTGTGGCAGCGGGCGCAAGTGCCCGACACCGTCTTCCACCATGGCCGTGTGGGCATCAACACGGACCGGCCAGACGAGGCGCTGGTCGTGCACGGCAACGTCAAGGTCATGGGCTCGCTCATGCACCCCTCAGACCTGCGGGCGAAGGAGCACGTGCAGGAG GTGGACACCATGGAGCAGCTGAAGAGGATCTCGCGCATGCGCCTGGTGCACTACAGATACAAGCCGGAGTTTGCCGCCAGCGCTGGCATCGAGGCGACCGCGGCGCCCGAGACGG GTGTGATCGCCCAGGAGGTGAAGGAGATCCTGCCTGAGGCCGTGAAGGACACTGGAGACGTAGTCTTTGCCAATGGGAAAACTATAGAGAACTTCCTGGTGGTGAACAAG GAGCGCATCTTCATGGAGAACGTGGGTGCTGTGAAGGAGCTGTGCAAGCTGACTGACAACCTGGAGACGCGCATTGATGAGCTGGAGCGCTGGAGCCACAAGCTGGCCAAACTGCGGCGACTTGATAGTCTCAAGTCCACTGGCAGCTCAGGCGCCTTCAG CCATGCAGGGAGCCAGTTCAGCCGGGCGGGCAGCGTCCCCCACAAGAAGAGGCCCCCCAAGGTGGCCAGCAAG TCATCGTCTGTGGTCCCAGACCAGGCCTGCATCAGCCAGCGCTTCCTGCAGGGAACCATCATTGCCCTGGTGGTGGTCATGGCCTTCAG CGTGGTGTCCATGTCCACACTGTATGTGCTGAGCCTGCGTACTGAGGAGGACCTGGTAGAAACTGATGG CTCTTTTGCCGTGTCTACTTCCTGTCTTCTGGCCCTGCTCCGGCCCCAGCACCCTGGGGGGAGCGAGGCCCTGTGCCCATG CAGGTCCAGCCAGAGCTTTGGGACCACTCAGCTCCGACAGTCCCCTGTGACCACTGGGCTGCCAGGCACACAGCCCTCTTTGCTGCTGG TTACCGCCGGCCTGGTCAGCTCAGCTCCGGGTCCAGCCATACGCACTGTGGACCTGTGCTTCAGCCGCCCCTGCCCGGTCGTCTGCTGCTCCTCGTCCACCCCCAGCCCTACTCCTGCCCCTAGTCTTGGCCCCAGCTCTAACCCCAGTCACGGTCTCAGCCCCAGTCCCAGCCCCTCCACCAACCGCTCAG GCCCCAGCCAGATGGCCCTGCTGCCAGTCACCAACATCAGAGCCAAGTCCTGGGGCCTGTCAGCCAATGGCATTGGCCACTTCAAGCATTCAAAGAGCTTGGAGCCTGTGGCTAGCCCTGCAGTCCCCTTCCCTGGGGGGCAGGGCAAAGCCAAGAACAGCCCCAGCCTCGGTCTCCATGGCCGGGCCCGCCGAGGAGCCCCCCAGCCTGGCCTGAGCCCTGTTCAGCCCACTCAGGCCCGGGACCAGCCAG ACCCAGTGCCCTCCCTGACCTCCATCCAGGTGCTGGAGAATTCGATGCCCATCACCTCCCTGTACTGCGCCCCAGGGAATGCCTGCAG GCCTGGCAACTTCACCTACCACATCCCCATCAGCAGCAGCACCCCGCTGCACCTCAGCCTGACCCTGCAGATGAA CTCCTCATCTCCCGTGTCCGTCGTGCTGTGCCGCCTCATGTCAAAGGAGGAGCCGTGTGAGGAGGGGGGCTTTCTGCAGAGCCTTCACACCCACCAGGACACCCAG ggCACTTCCCACCAGTGGCCAGTAACTATCCTGTCCTTCCGTGAATTCACCTACCACTTCCGCGTGGCACTGCTG GGTCAGGCCAACTGCAGCGCGGAGGCTCTGGCCCGGCCAGCCACAGACTACTACTTCCACTTCTACCGCCTGTGTGACTGA